From Candidatus Zixiibacteriota bacterium, one genomic window encodes:
- a CDS encoding RNA-binding protein yields MNIFVGNLSFDATEDGLRELFEQHGEVSSAKIITDRSSGRSRGFAFVEMPDDSAAQAAIDGINGTEIAGREVNVNQARSREGGPRGGGGGY; encoded by the coding sequence ATGAATATCTTTGTTGGCAATCTTTCGTTCGACGCGACCGAAGACGGTCTTCGTGAGCTTTTTGAGCAGCATGGTGAAGTGTCCTCGGCCAAGATCATTACTGATCGTTCAAGCGGCCGCTCACGTGGTTTTGCGTTTGTGGAAATGCCCGACGATAGCGCCGCACAGGCAGCAATCGATGGCATCAACGGCACTGAAATCGCCGGTCGCGAGGTCAATGTCAACCAGGCTCGTTCGCGCGAGGGTGGTCCGCGTGGTGGAGGTGGTGGCTATTAG
- the lysS gene encoding lysine--tRNA ligase, protein MSKQQGKQKQDEATQEEIQIPLAELIGNRYDKARQLRSSGTNPYPYRYDRDHLVSEVLDQFDQLAESETVVKLAGRIMLKRKMGKVFFADLHDSTGRLQLYVKINNVGEDAFGLFNDIDLGDIIGCEGTLFVTRTGEKTLSVSNFELLCKALHPLPDKHAGLKDVETRYRRRYADLIVNAEVRETFVKRTKIIATIREFLNGRDFLEVETPILQPIYGGGNAKPFRTHHEKLDMQMYLRIADELYLKRLIVGGFDKVWEFCKDFRNEGLDRSHNPEFSMVEVYWAYADYRDIAVLLEDLFRHVVFELHGAYKLPYDEHEIDFEPKFKWISMIDSVKEATELDFMTMSYEDAKAAAVKLGADDTKLINWGKCVEAVWELKVEPNLIQPTFITDYPVEISPLAKKHREDDRLTERFELFIAGQEMGNAFSELNDPVDQMERFMQQGKALEAGDDEAQPLDDDFITALTYGMPPTGGLGFGIDRMVMLLTNQHTIRDVILFPQMRDLKDGTVPVSQILAQLVEKKKIENS, encoded by the coding sequence TTGTCCAAGCAACAGGGAAAACAGAAGCAGGATGAAGCGACTCAGGAGGAGATTCAAATCCCTCTGGCCGAGTTAATTGGTAATCGCTACGACAAGGCACGGCAACTGCGCTCAAGTGGAACCAACCCCTATCCTTACCGTTATGACCGTGATCATCTGGTCAGCGAAGTTCTGGATCAGTTTGACCAATTAGCAGAATCGGAAACAGTTGTTAAACTGGCCGGTCGCATCATGCTCAAGCGGAAGATGGGCAAAGTCTTCTTTGCCGATCTCCATGACAGCACCGGCCGTCTTCAGTTATATGTAAAAATCAATAACGTCGGTGAAGATGCCTTTGGACTTTTCAATGATATTGACCTGGGGGATATCATTGGTTGCGAGGGGACGCTGTTTGTCACTCGCACGGGTGAGAAGACCCTCAGCGTCAGCAATTTCGAACTGCTCTGCAAAGCTCTTCATCCGTTACCGGATAAGCATGCTGGTCTGAAGGATGTCGAGACGCGCTACCGTCGTCGCTATGCGGATCTAATTGTTAATGCCGAAGTACGTGAAACATTTGTCAAACGTACGAAGATCATTGCAACTATCCGTGAGTTTCTCAATGGCCGGGATTTTCTTGAGGTGGAGACGCCTATTCTTCAGCCGATTTATGGCGGCGGTAACGCCAAACCATTTCGCACCCACCACGAGAAGCTCGATATGCAGATGTATCTTCGTATTGCCGACGAGCTTTATCTCAAGCGCCTTATTGTAGGTGGCTTCGATAAAGTGTGGGAGTTTTGCAAAGATTTTCGCAACGAAGGACTTGACCGTTCGCATAATCCTGAGTTCTCGATGGTGGAAGTGTACTGGGCGTACGCTGACTATCGTGATATTGCCGTGTTGCTGGAGGATCTTTTTCGGCACGTTGTTTTTGAACTTCACGGCGCATACAAACTACCCTATGACGAACACGAAATTGATTTCGAGCCGAAATTCAAGTGGATCTCAATGATCGATTCGGTCAAAGAAGCCACCGAACTTGATTTTATGACGATGTCCTACGAAGATGCCAAAGCAGCGGCGGTTAAGCTCGGGGCCGACGACACAAAATTGATCAACTGGGGAAAATGTGTCGAGGCTGTGTGGGAACTGAAGGTCGAGCCTAATCTGATCCAGCCGACTTTTATCACCGACTATCCGGTAGAAATCTCTCCCCTGGCGAAGAAACACCGGGAGGATGATCGCCTCACTGAACGGTTTGAATTGTTCATTGCCGGGCAGGAGATGGGTAACGCTTTCAGTGAGCTTAACGACCCCGTGGATCAGATGGAGCGATTCATGCAACAGGGCAAAGCGCTCGAAGCTGGTGATGACGAGGCGCAGCCGCTTGACGATGATTTCATCACCGCCCTGACCTACGGTATGCCACCGACAGGCGGACTCGGATTTGGCATTGACCGCATGGTAATGCTGTTGACCAATCAGCATACTATTCGCGATGTCATCCTGTTTCCGCAGATGAGAGACTTAAAGGACGGAACAGTGCCGGTTTCACAAATATTGGCACAGCTTGTTGAGAAGAAGAAGATTGAGAATTCATAG
- the coaD gene encoding pantetheine-phosphate adenylyltransferase, giving the protein MTKNKKNRAVYPGTFDPITNGHLSLIERACHLFGELIVAVAKNDDKNPLFDFDERIKLIEQSLSRKSFKRQVTVVGFDGLLADFATQNKAQAIVRGLRAVSDFEIEFQMALINRKLARDIETVFLMPSLSWVYLSSTIVRDIALHGGDIGGLVPSPVRTAFKRKQADV; this is encoded by the coding sequence ATCACAAAGAACAAAAAGAACCGTGCCGTCTATCCAGGGACCTTCGATCCCATAACCAATGGACATCTTTCTCTAATAGAACGAGCGTGTCATCTTTTCGGTGAATTGATCGTGGCTGTTGCCAAGAACGATGATAAGAACCCGTTGTTTGATTTTGACGAACGGATCAAACTGATTGAGCAGTCGCTTAGCCGGAAATCATTCAAGCGACAGGTGACAGTGGTTGGATTCGACGGATTGCTGGCTGATTTTGCCACCCAGAACAAGGCTCAGGCAATTGTACGTGGGTTGCGAGCGGTATCGGATTTTGAGATAGAGTTTCAGATGGCATTGATCAACCGCAAGCTGGCGCGGGATATCGAAACTGTCTTTCTAATGCCTTCGCTATCCTGGGTCTATTTGTCATCGACGATAGTCCGCGATATTGCTTTGCACGGTGGTGATATCGGCGGTTTGGTACCTTCTCCTGTGCGAACAGCCTTCAAACGGAAACAAGCTGACGTATGA
- a CDS encoding helix-hairpin-helix domain-containing protein: MNRFFDFSSTQLKFLAVMTCSVVLLGGWLLVRAVGTPQKDSPPFEVFLGENEQIFTGVFVLDPNTAPADSLELLPGIGPALADRIVKYRQSHRFNHEIDITNVKGIGARTFEKLRPYLRITR, encoded by the coding sequence ATGAATCGTTTTTTTGATTTCTCATCTACACAGTTGAAGTTCCTGGCTGTGATGACCTGTTCTGTAGTACTCCTGGGCGGATGGCTTCTGGTTAGAGCTGTGGGCACGCCCCAGAAAGACTCCCCGCCGTTTGAAGTGTTCCTGGGTGAAAACGAACAGATATTCACCGGTGTATTTGTGCTTGATCCCAATACTGCTCCAGCCGATTCTCTGGAACTGTTGCCGGGGATCGGCCCGGCGCTGGCTGATCGTATTGTTAAGTATCGCCAGAGTCATCGTTTCAACCATGAGATAGACATTACCAACGTCAAGGGCATTGGTGCCCGGACGTTCGAGAAGCTACGCCCATACTTACGGATAACAAGATAG
- the lptC gene encoding LPS export ABC transporter periplasmic protein LptC, producing MFYRFLTVTLLLLVVLIGCSNESPSNGNTSAVDTTGRPDSEVSGARINLYDGGRVTTEIVAEKITQFEAQDSTMAYNLDIQSYDSLGQLNSVITGDSALIREQTGLFVIYGHVVVATADSTQLETELLHWNPKTDRIYTDAFVRIIRPDAIARGWGFEADQRIKSYKILHRVSGEADTYEKP from the coding sequence ATGTTTTATAGATTTTTGACCGTTACATTATTGCTGCTTGTAGTACTGATTGGATGTTCCAATGAGTCTCCGTCAAACGGCAACACGAGTGCTGTCGATACTACCGGGCGGCCTGATTCCGAGGTCAGTGGAGCGCGGATAAACCTATACGATGGTGGTCGCGTGACTACTGAAATAGTCGCTGAGAAAATCACCCAGTTCGAAGCCCAGGATTCAACCATGGCCTACAACCTGGATATCCAAAGCTATGACTCCCTGGGGCAGTTGAACTCCGTAATTACCGGCGATTCGGCCCTTATCCGCGAACAGACCGGTCTGTTTGTCATTTATGGCCATGTAGTAGTGGCCACAGCCGATTCCACGCAGCTGGAAACCGAGCTATTGCACTGGAATCCGAAAACCGACCGTATCTACACTGATGCCTTTGTACGCATCATTCGACCTGACGCCATCGCCCGTGGCTGGGGTTTTGAAGCTGACCAGCGCATCAAAAGCTACAAAATACTGCACCGCGTTTCCGGCGAAGCCGACACCTACGAAAAGCCATAG
- a CDS encoding KpsF/GutQ family sugar-phosphate isomerase — translation MSELTRHAAEVIRIEAEAVAALADKLNGQFDLAVDAILNCRGRVIVSGMGKSGLIGKKIAATFNSTGISSFFLHPAEAIHGDMGLIRKEDVLMLISKSGRLGESELVVAAAKRLSTPVIVLSGTPDSEMSRRANIVLDCSVAEEACPNILVPTSSSTAALVMGDALAVALLKARNFGPNDFAQLHPGGALGMRLLKRVRELHHEGDELPLAKPETTMKEMILEMTSKRLGCVAMIDKAGCVAGIFTDGDLRRVAEGGDDFYDLTAAEVMIKNPKSISADAILDSALALMEKHAITQLPTVDDQNHLVGILHLHDILKSKLV, via the coding sequence ATGAGTGAACTAACACGACACGCGGCAGAAGTAATCCGGATCGAAGCCGAAGCTGTAGCAGCTTTGGCCGACAAGCTCAATGGACAATTTGATTTGGCCGTTGATGCCATCCTGAATTGTCGGGGACGGGTAATTGTTTCGGGGATGGGTAAGTCGGGTCTGATCGGCAAGAAGATCGCGGCTACTTTCAATTCGACCGGTATCTCTTCATTTTTCCTGCATCCGGCAGAGGCGATCCATGGGGATATGGGGTTAATCCGGAAAGAGGATGTGTTGATGTTGATCTCCAAATCTGGACGATTAGGGGAATCAGAGCTTGTGGTGGCTGCCGCTAAGCGTTTGTCGACTCCCGTTATTGTTCTATCCGGGACGCCTGATTCTGAGATGTCGCGACGGGCCAATATTGTCCTTGATTGTTCGGTGGCCGAAGAAGCTTGCCCAAATATCCTGGTACCGACTTCGTCATCAACGGCCGCACTGGTTATGGGCGATGCTCTTGCGGTAGCTCTGCTGAAAGCTCGTAATTTTGGTCCCAACGATTTCGCGCAGCTTCATCCGGGCGGGGCGCTGGGAATGCGTCTTCTGAAACGGGTGAGAGAACTGCATCATGAGGGCGACGAACTACCACTGGCAAAACCGGAAACAACTATGAAAGAAATGATTCTGGAAATGACCAGCAAGAGGTTGGGCTGTGTGGCGATGATCGATAAGGCCGGGTGCGTGGCAGGGATTTTCACCGATGGCGACTTGCGCCGTGTAGCCGAAGGCGGGGATGACTTCTATGATCTGACGGCTGCCGAGGTAATGATCAAGAATCCGAAATCAATCTCGGCCGACGCTATTCTTGATTCCGCGCTGGCTCTGATGGAGAAGCACGCCATCACGCAGCTTCCGACTGTGGACGACCAGAATCATTTGGTCGGCATTCTGCACCTGCACGATATTTTGAAGTCAAAACTGGTCTGA
- a CDS encoding HAD hydrolase family protein: protein MAKLSHDEFRERIGKIKLLALDVDGVLTDDSIFFGPSGLELKKFNISDGLFIVLAMRSGLEIAVVSGRYSPATDTRMKDLGVKHILQARKDKVKQITPLLEELKLDFDHIAFVGNEILDISLAEKVGLSIAVADSSSELIKVVDYVTTAPGGKGAVREVLEDYFDAIGKNTRDFLV from the coding sequence ATGGCCAAGCTCTCACATGATGAATTCCGGGAACGGATAGGCAAAATCAAGTTGCTGGCGCTGGACGTGGATGGTGTGTTGACCGATGACAGCATTTTCTTTGGTCCCAGTGGTCTGGAGCTCAAGAAGTTCAATATCTCCGACGGTTTGTTTATTGTCCTGGCAATGCGAAGTGGACTGGAGATCGCCGTAGTATCCGGTCGGTATTCACCGGCTACCGATACGCGGATGAAAGACCTGGGGGTGAAGCATATCCTGCAGGCAAGAAAAGACAAGGTCAAGCAGATAACGCCGTTGCTGGAAGAACTTAAGCTCGACTTTGATCATATTGCCTTTGTCGGGAATGAGATATTGGATATCAGCCTGGCTGAGAAAGTCGGTCTTTCTATAGCAGTGGCTGACTCATCGTCTGAGCTGATAAAGGTTGTTGACTACGTGACCACCGCTCCAGGGGGTAAAGGAGCCGTGCGCGAGGTTCTTGAGGACTATTTTGATGCGATTGGCAAGAATACCAGAGACTTTTTGGTATGA
- the kdsA gene encoding 3-deoxy-8-phosphooctulonate synthase, which translates to MIEKTLTRIASGDFFLIAGPCVIESEALVLEIAEHVAELARQHDIPYIFKASFKKANRTSGSSFTGHGIEQGLSILKTVKDRLRLPVLTDVHETTEVDQVAEVVDVLQIPAFLCRQTDLIVRAAATGKWVNIKKGQFMAPEDMAHVVTKANTDKLMLTERGTTFGYHNLVVDFRSLLIMKQHGLTVFDATHSLQKPSGAGKVSTGQPDYVIPMAKAAVAVGIDGLFVETHPDPSSALSDAGAMLPLDKMRELLTTVMHVREATQQEK; encoded by the coding sequence ATGATTGAGAAAACACTCACAAGAATCGCAAGCGGTGACTTTTTCCTAATCGCCGGACCATGCGTGATCGAATCGGAAGCTCTTGTCCTGGAGATTGCCGAGCACGTGGCCGAGTTGGCCCGCCAACATGACATTCCATACATATTCAAGGCGTCTTTTAAGAAGGCCAATCGGACTTCAGGGTCATCCTTCACCGGTCATGGAATCGAACAAGGTTTATCTATCCTTAAAACTGTAAAAGACAGGCTCCGCCTGCCGGTGCTGACTGATGTTCATGAGACCACTGAAGTGGATCAAGTGGCCGAGGTTGTTGATGTTCTTCAAATTCCGGCTTTCCTGTGTCGCCAGACGGACCTCATTGTACGAGCTGCAGCCACCGGCAAATGGGTCAATATCAAGAAAGGTCAGTTTATGGCTCCCGAAGATATGGCCCATGTTGTTACCAAGGCTAACACTGACAAACTGATGCTGACTGAACGCGGAACGACGTTCGGATATCACAACCTGGTTGTCGATTTCCGGTCACTTCTAATTATGAAGCAACATGGTCTGACCGTTTTTGACGCCACCCATTCGCTTCAGAAACCCAGCGGAGCCGGTAAGGTCTCGACCGGCCAGCCGGATTATGTAATTCCGATGGCCAAAGCGGCAGTAGCGGTCGGGATCGATGGACTTTTTGTTGAGACGCATCCTGATCCGTCGTCAGCCCTCTCTGATGCCGGGGCGATGTTGCCTCTGGACAAGATGAGGGAACTACTGACTACCGTGATGCACGTACGCGAAGCAACTCAGCAGGAGAAATAG
- a CDS encoding PFL family protein → MPYDPQEITETIHMTEVAHLDIRTVTLGISLRDCASRDPKRLVANIREKLLKTAEHHVKTVETVSCESGIPVANKRISVTPIAIVADGHDVATMISVAETLDQCAAELGIDYLAGYSALVQKGMTVGDRNLIESIPHALANTQRVCSSVNVASTNAGINMDAIALMGRIIKQTAEKTDQAIGCCKLVVFANAVEDNPFIAGAFHGVTEPETVINVGISGPGVVLHAVKKAGQCDLGALAEVIKRTAFKVTRMGEMVGRKVSEKLGIPFGIIDLSLAPTPAEGDSVADILEAMGLERCGCHGTTAALMMLNDAVKKGGLMASSYVGGLSGAFIPVSEDAGMIRAVEAGAISIEKLEAMTAVCSVGLDMVAVPGDTPAESIAGIIADEAAIGVVNNKTTAVRIIPVPGKIVGQSVDYGGLLGTAPIMPVSKFSSHHFVARGGRIPAPSTGINN, encoded by the coding sequence ATGCCATACGATCCGCAAGAAATAACCGAAACGATACACATGACCGAGGTGGCTCACCTCGATATCAGAACCGTCACACTCGGTATCTCCCTGCGTGACTGCGCCAGTCGTGACCCCAAGCGACTAGTCGCCAATATCAGAGAGAAACTACTGAAGACTGCCGAACACCATGTCAAGACGGTTGAGACTGTCTCATGCGAGTCCGGTATTCCTGTCGCAAATAAACGGATCTCCGTCACGCCAATCGCAATCGTCGCCGACGGGCACGATGTCGCAACTATGATATCAGTTGCGGAAACACTCGACCAATGCGCGGCAGAACTCGGGATTGATTATCTGGCGGGTTATAGCGCCCTTGTGCAAAAAGGTATGACGGTCGGAGATCGTAACTTGATAGAGTCTATCCCCCATGCCTTAGCAAACACCCAACGCGTGTGTTCCAGTGTCAATGTGGCCTCGACCAATGCCGGGATTAATATGGATGCTATCGCCCTGATGGGTCGCATCATTAAACAGACGGCGGAGAAAACCGACCAGGCAATCGGTTGTTGTAAGCTGGTCGTGTTCGCCAATGCGGTCGAGGACAACCCGTTTATTGCCGGAGCGTTTCACGGCGTAACCGAGCCGGAGACGGTGATCAATGTCGGTATCTCCGGACCGGGAGTGGTTCTTCATGCGGTAAAGAAAGCAGGGCAGTGTGATCTTGGGGCGTTGGCGGAAGTGATCAAGCGGACCGCTTTCAAAGTTACCCGTATGGGCGAGATGGTTGGTCGCAAGGTTTCTGAGAAATTGGGCATACCGTTCGGAATCATTGACCTGTCACTGGCTCCCACTCCCGCCGAAGGGGACAGCGTCGCGGACATACTCGAAGCAATGGGTCTCGAACGATGCGGTTGTCACGGCACGACGGCGGCTCTTATGATGCTCAACGACGCCGTCAAGAAAGGTGGACTGATGGCATCATCGTACGTCGGAGGTTTATCGGGTGCGTTTATTCCGGTGAGTGAAGATGCCGGCATGATCCGTGCCGTCGAGGCGGGGGCTATTTCGATTGAGAAACTTGAGGCTATGACCGCAGTTTGTTCGGTCGGGCTTGATATGGTAGCGGTGCCGGGAGATACACCAGCTGAGTCAATCGCCGGCATCATTGCCGATGAAGCTGCTATTGGTGTTGTGAATAACAAAACTACGGCGGTGCGTATTATTCCCGTGCCGGGTAAGATAGTTGGACAGTCGGTTGACTATGGCGGTCTGCTTGGGACGGCGCCGATAATGCCGGTGTCGAAATTTTCATCGCATCATTTCGTTGCTCGCGGGGGACGCATACCGGCGCCTTCAACGGGGATCAATAACTAG
- a CDS encoding ACT domain-containing protein, protein MVSQQGGLYEQIEKVEKTRIIIASFGQDRPGVVAAITAVLAELSCSIEDISQTLMQEFFSMIMVVNITNCTIDFSALRDRIQATETQLGMKVYVMHEDTFQYMHRI, encoded by the coding sequence ATGGTGAGCCAGCAGGGGGGATTGTATGAGCAGATCGAAAAAGTCGAAAAGACGCGTATTATTATTGCGTCCTTTGGCCAGGATCGCCCAGGGGTGGTGGCGGCAATTACGGCTGTATTAGCGGAGTTGAGTTGTTCGATTGAGGATATCTCGCAGACACTGATGCAGGAGTTTTTCTCGATGATTATGGTGGTCAACATCACGAATTGTACCATTGATTTCTCGGCCCTGCGAGATCGTATTCAGGCGACGGAGACCCAATTGGGCATGAAGGTGTACGTGATGCACGAAGACACCTTCCAGTATATGCATAGGATATAG
- a CDS encoding BMC domain-containing protein, whose translation MEYNAIGLIEYSSIAKGIGSADAMVKAASVELVISRTICSGKYINLIAGDVQAIKNSIAAGEEYGAESVIETFIIPNVHPDVFPALSGSTQVDELDALGIIESFSVATLIEGADAAVKAAEVRLIEIRLAMALGGKAFVTLTGEVGAVESAVAAGTEVVSREGMLVNTVVIPSPRPELLRDIL comes from the coding sequence ATGGAATACAATGCGATAGGATTAATCGAATACAGCTCGATTGCCAAAGGAATCGGCTCGGCGGATGCGATGGTCAAGGCGGCCAGCGTTGAGTTGGTGATAAGCCGCACGATCTGTTCCGGTAAATATATCAATCTCATAGCCGGTGACGTTCAGGCAATAAAGAACTCGATTGCTGCCGGGGAAGAGTATGGCGCCGAGAGTGTCATTGAGACCTTTATTATTCCCAATGTCCACCCGGATGTTTTCCCCGCTTTGTCAGGTTCCACACAAGTCGATGAACTCGACGCGCTCGGCATAATCGAATCGTTCTCGGTGGCGACGTTGATTGAAGGAGCGGACGCGGCGGTGAAAGCAGCCGAGGTGCGTTTGATTGAAATACGGCTGGCGATGGCGTTGGGTGGAAAAGCGTTTGTGACGTTGACTGGTGAAGTGGGCGCGGTGGAATCGGCTGTTGCCGCTGGGACGGAAGTTGTCTCGCGGGAAGGAATGCTGGTCAACACGGTGGTAATACCATCGCCGCGACCGGAGTTGCTGCGAGATATATTGTAG
- a CDS encoding SLBB domain-containing protein: MPSLVEQVRDAGVVGAGGAGFPTHLKYNTQVEVLLANGAECEPLLYKDKELMRQFPDEVHKGMKLAADTVGASRRILGIKAKAQDQIGQFRRIFGGTGIEIFEMGDHYPAGDEYVLVYEATGRLIPYGGYPVDIGCVVSNVETLLNVALASIGVPVTEKFITVAGAVNNPVTLKVPIGTSISDVIALAGGPSISGEIAVLDGGAMMGARVPSFENPVTKLSGGYIVLPVDHYLIRKRSLAISEIKRIGQSACDQCSYCTEYCPRYLLGYDIQPHKVMRSLGFAGEKEDYWGKFAVNCSECNLCSLYACPEELDPRQACVRSKTNIGLKNIEYTPPNRPLAAHPMQAHRKVLTKKLTRKLGLAQYDTPAVWTDDTVHPERVIIPLKQHLGTSSVPTVGPGDNVTVGQLIAQIADSSVGANIHASINGRVVDVNEAITIEA; encoded by the coding sequence ATGCCTTCCCTTGTAGAACAAGTTCGTGACGCTGGAGTAGTCGGGGCCGGTGGGGCAGGCTTTCCTACTCACCTGAAGTACAATACCCAGGTAGAGGTTCTACTCGCCAATGGCGCAGAATGCGAACCACTGCTGTATAAAGACAAAGAATTGATGCGCCAATTTCCCGATGAAGTCCACAAAGGAATGAAACTCGCGGCCGACACCGTAGGCGCTTCACGACGTATCCTGGGGATCAAAGCAAAAGCGCAAGATCAAATCGGTCAGTTCCGTCGGATATTTGGTGGCACCGGTATTGAGATTTTTGAAATGGGCGACCACTATCCGGCCGGTGACGAATACGTTCTGGTCTATGAAGCAACCGGGCGACTTATTCCGTACGGTGGTTACCCGGTCGATATCGGATGTGTCGTGTCCAATGTCGAGACGTTGCTCAACGTAGCATTGGCCAGTATCGGCGTGCCGGTGACTGAGAAATTCATCACCGTGGCGGGAGCGGTTAATAATCCAGTCACACTGAAAGTGCCTATCGGGACATCAATCAGTGATGTTATCGCTCTTGCTGGCGGGCCGTCCATATCGGGCGAGATTGCCGTTCTCGACGGCGGCGCAATGATGGGGGCACGAGTGCCCTCTTTTGAAAATCCGGTAACTAAGCTTAGTGGGGGGTACATTGTATTACCCGTAGATCACTACCTCATTAGGAAAAGATCGCTTGCGATTTCGGAAATCAAGCGGATCGGCCAGTCGGCGTGCGATCAGTGTAGCTACTGCACCGAGTATTGTCCTCGCTATTTACTTGGGTACGATATACAGCCGCACAAAGTGATGCGATCACTTGGATTTGCCGGAGAAAAAGAGGATTACTGGGGCAAGTTCGCGGTCAATTGTTCCGAGTGTAATCTTTGTTCGCTGTATGCCTGTCCGGAAGAACTGGACCCCAGGCAAGCCTGTGTTCGGTCCAAGACAAACATAGGTTTGAAGAACATAGAATACACGCCACCCAATAGGCCGCTCGCGGCCCATCCGATGCAAGCCCATCGCAAAGTGCTAACGAAGAAATTAACACGCAAGCTGGGCTTGGCCCAATATGACACACCCGCTGTCTGGACCGATGATACGGTTCACCCCGAGCGAGTTATTATTCCACTAAAACAACATCTGGGTACGTCTTCAGTACCCACAGTAGGACCGGGTGACAATGTCACTGTAGGGCAATTGATTGCTCAAATAGCAGACTCGTCTGTGGGAGCAAATATCCACGCATCGATTAACGGGCGGGTTGTTGATGTGAACGAAGCGATTACAATAGAGGCCTGA
- a CDS encoding EutN/CcmL family microcompartment protein, with amino-acid sequence MFIGRVVGSLWATQKTDNTTGAKFLIIQPYNLNKAPNTDTIVAADVLGAGEGELVMVAYGRAARVAVGNEDMSIEAAVIGIIDEYDIKPEYYNGDLDPERVTFKKALQ; translated from the coding sequence ATGTTTATTGGAAGAGTGGTCGGCTCACTATGGGCGACTCAAAAGACAGACAACACCACCGGTGCGAAGTTCCTCATCATTCAGCCGTATAATCTTAACAAAGCGCCCAACACCGACACTATTGTGGCCGCTGATGTTCTCGGTGCGGGTGAAGGTGAATTGGTCATGGTGGCTTATGGCCGGGCGGCCAGAGTGGCAGTCGGCAACGAAGATATGTCGATTGAGGCGGCTGTGATAGGGATCATTGATGAATACGATATCAAACCGGAGTACTACAACGGCGATCTTGACCCGGAACGGGTAACATTCAAGAAGGCTTTACAATGA
- a CDS encoding BMC domain-containing protein — protein MPRNALGLIETHGLIAAIEATDAAAKAAGIVVSSVELTDASFLTLRIEGELGAVQAACEASTAAAERVGEIVAVTIIANADDGLDAILPARRFVSKYHTDDHRPSLDPESGAAEGGTKQSGGRPSRKRKLPDSSARGDVPGSKVTPQMLKSMTVAELRRYARTLEGLSLKGREISQAKKSKLIEAISNLLDLE, from the coding sequence ATGCCACGAAATGCACTGGGTCTGATTGAGACACATGGGCTTATAGCCGCTATCGAGGCTACCGATGCAGCCGCTAAGGCGGCCGGAATAGTGGTGTCATCGGTAGAGTTAACCGATGCTTCATTTCTCACTCTCAGGATTGAGGGTGAGTTGGGAGCAGTGCAGGCGGCATGCGAAGCATCGACGGCGGCAGCGGAGCGTGTCGGTGAAATTGTGGCAGTCACGATAATTGCCAACGCGGACGATGGTCTTGATGCAATTCTACCTGCGCGCCGCTTTGTGTCAAAGTATCATACCGATGATCACCGTCCGTCGCTTGATCCCGAGTCGGGAGCCGCTGAAGGCGGTACTAAACAGAGTGGCGGCCGTCCTTCAAGAAAAAGGAAATTACCTGATTCCAGTGCGAGAGGTGATGTTCCGGGGAGTAAAGTTACACCTCAGATGTTGAAGAGTATGACCGTCGCTGAGCTTCGACGGTATGCTCGTACTTTAGAGGGGTTGAGTCTCAAAGGGCGGGAAATCTCTCAAGCCAAGAAATCGAAACTGATAGAAGCGATATCAAACCTTTTGGATTTGGAATAG